A part of Astyanax mexicanus isolate ESR-SI-001 chromosome 2, AstMex3_surface, whole genome shotgun sequence genomic DNA contains:
- the LOC125798377 gene encoding coiled-coil domain-containing protein 106-like isoform X2: protein MDTRGRKKAVSNETSEANVLPPQQSKAVSPTVLQDLQIMKMHLETEKEKNKCLQETIKHLQSDKEFLKEQLSRMTGRPSSSPSVSSVSGSSTATPKVKGKKAIGTEEESSGEIAESSTIDESSDEEMKPFSKGKKPRSAKQDDLSRTRAKTVRGVILRYKRALQAFNQGGSMKKAFQKVGVDRNTISRSSPIAELALAAPGVFQALPPWNAQVEKLSTFVDRCREATTDEIKEKIMQMKSCGELLPMSN, encoded by the exons ATGGACACGCGTGGACGGAAGAAGGCCGTTTCAAATGAAACATCTGAGGCAAATGTTCTACCACCACAGCAGAGTAAAGCAG TATCGCCAACCGTCTTGCAAGACTTGCAGATCATGAAGATGCATCTtgaaactgaaaaagaaaaaaataaatgtcttcAGGAAACAATAAAACATCTTCAATCTGACAAGGAATTCCTTAAGGAGCAGCTTTCACGAATGACAGGTAGACCATCGTCAAGCCCTTCAGTGTCCAGTGTTTCAGGATCATCTACAGCCACTCCCAAAGTAAAAG GAAAGAAGGCTATTGGAACAGAGGAAGAGTCAAGTGGTGAGATAGCAG AATCATCAACTATCGATGAATCATCTGATGAGGAGATGAAGCCTTTTTCGAAGGGGAAGAAACCAAGATCAGCAAAGCAAGATGACCTGAGTCGCACTCGAG CGAAAACTGTTCGTGGAGTAATCCTGCGTTACAAGCGTGCCCTACAAGCCTTTAACCAGGGTGGGTCGATGAAGAAGGCTTTCCAAAAAGTGGGAGTGGACCGCAACACCATATCCAGGTCATCACCGATTGCTGAGCTTGCTCTAGCGGCACCTGGTGTCTTTCAGGCTCTCCCCCCCTGGAATGCCCAAGTGGAGAAGTTGTCAACATTTGTGGACAGGTGTCGAGAGGCAACGACTGATGAAATCAAGGAAAAAATCATGCAAATGAAATCATGTGGAGAACTGTTACCCATGAGCAACTGA
- the LOC125798377 gene encoding coiled-coil domain-containing protein 106-like isoform X1: protein MDTRGRKKAVSNETSEANVLPPQQSKAVSPTVLQDLQIMKMHLETEKEKNKCLQETIKHLQSDKEFLKEQLSRMTGRPSSSPSVSSVSGSSTATPKVKGKKAIGTEEESSGEIAVLSTESSTIDESSDEEMKPFSKGKKPRSAKQDDLSRTRAKTVRGVILRYKRALQAFNQGGSMKKAFQKVGVDRNTISRSSPIAELALAAPGVFQALPPWNAQVEKLSTFVDRCREATTDEIKEKIMQMKSCGELLPMSN, encoded by the exons ATGGACACGCGTGGACGGAAGAAGGCCGTTTCAAATGAAACATCTGAGGCAAATGTTCTACCACCACAGCAGAGTAAAGCAG TATCGCCAACCGTCTTGCAAGACTTGCAGATCATGAAGATGCATCTtgaaactgaaaaagaaaaaaataaatgtcttcAGGAAACAATAAAACATCTTCAATCTGACAAGGAATTCCTTAAGGAGCAGCTTTCACGAATGACAGGTAGACCATCGTCAAGCCCTTCAGTGTCCAGTGTTTCAGGATCATCTACAGCCACTCCCAAAGTAAAAG GAAAGAAGGCTATTGGAACAGAGGAAGAGTCAAGTGGTGAGATAGCAG TTCTCTCCACAGAATCATCAACTATCGATGAATCATCTGATGAGGAGATGAAGCCTTTTTCGAAGGGGAAGAAACCAAGATCAGCAAAGCAAGATGACCTGAGTCGCACTCGAG CGAAAACTGTTCGTGGAGTAATCCTGCGTTACAAGCGTGCCCTACAAGCCTTTAACCAGGGTGGGTCGATGAAGAAGGCTTTCCAAAAAGTGGGAGTGGACCGCAACACCATATCCAGGTCATCACCGATTGCTGAGCTTGCTCTAGCGGCACCTGGTGTCTTTCAGGCTCTCCCCCCCTGGAATGCCCAAGTGGAGAAGTTGTCAACATTTGTGGACAGGTGTCGAGAGGCAACGACTGATGAAATCAAGGAAAAAATCATGCAAATGAAATCATGTGGAGAACTGTTACCCATGAGCAACTGA